The Bacteroidia bacterium sequence ATTTTTAAATATTAGTTTTTCAAATTCATTTTGGATTAGTAAACTAAATGGAATAATTTCCAATAATAAATCTGATTCATCTGACAATAAAAATATTTTAATAGAATACTCCTCTCCTAACACAAATAAACCATTACATTTAGGGCATATTCGTAATAATTTACTGGGACATAGTTTATCAGAAATTTTAAAAGCAAATGGTAACAAAGTAACAAAAGTAAATTTGGTAAACGACAGAGGTATTCACATTTGCAAGTCAATGCTTGCATGGCAAAAATGGGGTAATAACATTACACCCGAAAAAGCAGGAAAAAAAGGAGATAAACTTGTTGGAGATTTTTATGTTTTGTTTGATAAGGAATATAAAAAACAAGTAGCAGAATTAATATCGCAAGGAAAAACACAAAAGGAAGCTGAGAATCAGTCTCAATTTATTATCGAAGCTCGTGAAATGCTTCAGAAATGGGAAGCTCATGATCCTGAAGTTTTAGAACTCTGGAATAAAATGAATGGATGGGTTTATGATGGTTTTGAGAAAACATATGTTGAATTAGGAATAACATTTGACAAAATATATTACGAATCGCAAACATACGAACTGGGTAAAGACGAGGTAATAAAAGGTTTAACAAATGGTGCACTTATTAAAAAAGAAGACAATACTATTTGTGCCGATTTAACCAATGATGGTCTTGACGAAAAAGTACTTTTAAGAAGCGATGGAACTTCAGTTTATATGACACAGGATATTGGAACAGCCATTATGCGTAAGGAAGAGTTTAATGCCGATGAAATGATTTATGTTGTTGGTAACGAGCAAAATTATCATTTTCAGGTTTTAAAACTTGTATTAAAAAAACTAGGAAAAGATTGGTCTGATCAGATTTCGCATTTATCATATGGCATGGTTGAATTACCCGAAGGTAAAATGAAATCACGCGAGGGAACTGTAGTTGATGCTGATGACTTAATTGAAGAAATGTATTCAACTGCAAAAACAATTTCCAATGAATTAGGAAAACTTGATGGCATTCCTGAAAATGAGAAAAATGAAATAATAAAAATGGTAGGACTAGGAGCTTTAAAATATTTTATTTTAAAAGTCGATCCTAAAAAGAATATGGTTTTTAATCCAAAAGAATCTATTGATTTTGATGGTAACACTGGTCCGTTTATACAATATACCCATGCAAGAATAAAATCAGTATTACGAAAAGCAAATGATACAGGTATTACAATTCCAAATAGTATTTCAGAAAATATTGAAATAAATGAAACTGAGAAATCAATAATTAAACAAATTGCAGAATATTATAATATTATTTCGGAAGCAGCAAAAGAACAAAACCCTGCAGTAATTGTAAATTATACTTACAACCTTGTTAAAGAATATAATCAGTTTTATCATAACCATACTATTTTAAAAGAAGAAAATTCGGAAATTAAAGGATTAAGACTTTTATTAAGTAATGTTACAGCAGAAAGAATAAAAGAGTCAATGAAACTTTTAGGAATAAATGTTCCTGAAAGAATGTAAGAGGAAAAGTTATAAATGCCTTAAGTACTTAAAGTGCCTTAAGTATAAAAAATAAGATTCATAGACCATGTAAGTTTTTTCTTTTTAATTAGTGTCAATTAGTGTCAGTATTTAAAAAAAAGACCCCCCATCTTTTACAATGGAGGGTAGCTAAACTAACCAATGAACAAGATTACTTGCTGAAGATAAACTTGTAAACAAACGACTTTTCGGTTAACTTAGACACTTTCTTGATTACTACTTTCTCAAGCTTTTCTTTTACGTAACTAACTAAATCAGGGCTACCATTAATTTCGTTAACAACAATTTTTCCGTTTTCATTAACCCTAAAATCAACTGCAACGGTAGCAATTCCTTCAAAACACACTTCTGAATCTTTTGGATAATCTACAGCACTTGAAACTACTCTTTTAACTTTTCCTTCTTCATTTGTTGGATTTGAACCCGCAAATGATTGTACATTCATTAAGAGTAAAAAAAATGTACTTGTTACGATTAGAATCTTTATTGTTTTCATATTACTTAATTTTTAATGTTTTAACAAATTTGATCGTATGACGTCATCAAATATTTAAAAGTTACAAGTCAAACAATAAAATATTTTAATAATCTCATATTCAGACATATTTACTTGTTAATATACATTAATAAAAAATAGTAAATCTTAATCGTTATTTTTTTATTTCTTTGTATAATTGTTATTCAATTCTGAAAAAAACTGAACTATGAGCGAATCCATTTTAAAAGCATTAATGAGGCTTTTTGCAATAATAGCCGATGTTGAAATTGGTGAAAACGGTGAAATTAATAATCCTGGAAGAGTTATTGTTGCATCATATTTAAAACAACAACTTAATCAAGAACTTGTAGACGAATATTTAAAACTTTTTGACGAATATATTGCACAACACCATAATAAAAAAGGCAAAAAACGTATGTCGGCTAATAGCGTTAAAGTTTTGGCTATTTGCTCACAGGTTAACGATGAACTTCGTCAGGAACAAAAAATGCTTGTTCTTCTTAAATTATTTGAATTTATACATCATGGAAGTGACATTAAAGAGGAAGAACTGGAGTTTGTAAAAACAGTTGCAGATACTTTTAATATTAACGAATTAGAATACAATAATTGCAAATCATTAATTCTAGACACACCTGATAAAATTCCACATAAAGAAAATCTACTTTTAATTGATGGTAATAAGGAATTTTCTAATCCTGAAGTTAAACATATTTTTATTGAACACTTTGTAGGACAATTGGTTATTTTACATATCGAAAGTACAAACATGTATGCTTTTGGTTATGTTGGCGAAGAAACATTCTACTTAAACAGTCAGGTTATTAACCCTATGAGGGTTTATGTGCTTGTAAAAGGTTCTTCAATCAGAAGCAGAAAAACCAGTCCTATTTATTACAGCGATATTGTTGGTGCATTTCTTAGCCAGTCAAAATCTGAGAAAATTATTTTCACTGCTAAAAATGTTGAGTTCAGATTTAAAAATTCGGATAACGGTTTACATTGTTTTAATTTCTCTGAAGAAACAGGTCAGTTAATTGGTGTTATGGGTGGAAGCGGTGCTGGAAAGTCAACGCTTTTAAATATTTTAAATGGTAACATTCAACCACAAAAAGGTGATGTTTTAATAAACGGTTATAATATTTACACTGAAAAAGAAGCTATCAAAGGCGTTGTTGGCTTTGTTCCACAAGATGACTTGCTTATTGAAGAGCTTACTGTTTACCAAAATCTTTACTATAACTCAAAACTTTGCTTTAGCGGATACACTGAAACCCAGATTGATGATGCTGTAACAAAAGTCTTACAGGATCTGGATCTTTATGAAATAAGAAATTTAAAAGTAGGCGGTCCGTTAAATAAATACATCAGCGGTGGTCAGCGAAAAAGACTAAATATTGCACTTGAATTAATTCGTGAGCCAGATGTTATGTTTGTTGATGAACCGACTTCCGGGCTTTCTTCAATGGACTCCGAAATGGTAATGGATTTACTTAAGGAAATTACCCTAAAAGGAAAACTTGCAATAATAAATATTCATCAGCCATCATCAGATATTTTTAAATTATTTGATAAAATATTAATTCTCGATAAAGGTGGGCACCCTATTTACTTTGGTAACCCTACCGAATCAATTGTTTATTTC is a genomic window containing:
- a CDS encoding arginine--tRNA ligase, with protein sequence MTIENFLCTEFCIAIKNLYSQEIEIKQVQIQKTKKDFNGDYTVNVFPFLKLSKKSPEQTATEIGDFLKNSLKEISNYEVIKGFLNISFSNSFWISKLNGIISNNKSDSSDNKNILIEYSSPNTNKPLHLGHIRNNLLGHSLSEILKANGNKVTKVNLVNDRGIHICKSMLAWQKWGNNITPEKAGKKGDKLVGDFYVLFDKEYKKQVAELISQGKTQKEAENQSQFIIEAREMLQKWEAHDPEVLELWNKMNGWVYDGFEKTYVELGITFDKIYYESQTYELGKDEVIKGLTNGALIKKEDNTICADLTNDGLDEKVLLRSDGTSVYMTQDIGTAIMRKEEFNADEMIYVVGNEQNYHFQVLKLVLKKLGKDWSDQISHLSYGMVELPEGKMKSREGTVVDADDLIEEMYSTAKTISNELGKLDGIPENEKNEIIKMVGLGALKYFILKVDPKKNMVFNPKESIDFDGNTGPFIQYTHARIKSVLRKANDTGITIPNSISENIEINETEKSIIKQIAEYYNIISEAAKEQNPAVIVNYTYNLVKEYNQFYHNHTILKEENSEIKGLRLLLSNVTAERIKESMKLLGINVPERM